In Microbulbifer agarilyticus, the DNA window AGCCTTCGGCGCCTTTGATGATGCGCGGGTCCTGCTTGAACTGGCGGTTGCCGGTGTAGGCCATCCAGTGGGCATCTAGCTGGTCCTGGCTCAGGCCGGCAAACTTGTCGTTCACGCTCATGTCCATTGCTCTGCTCCCCTTTGTTCCTGGTTCTTATTTCTTGTCACTTGCTGCTTATCGATAGCAGCTTGTTTGGTTTGGTTGCAGCCAATGTAGAAGAGCTTTAATGTTGCATAAACTGTTATTTATCGATGTTAAGTTTCATATTTGTGAAACAAAGTGTTTAAAGAGGCCGGGCGAGATGGCTCGGCTGGATTGGTTGGATTGACTGGTCTGACAGAATTGGGGGGTATCGTGGGGCGCAAACAAACGGCGCTGCTGGGGCAGCTGAGTGATATCGACCTGCGCCTGTTGCGGGTATTCCGCGCGGTGGCGGAGGCAGGGGGCTTCTCGGCGGCGGAGCTGGAGCTCAACGTGGGGCGCTCCACCATTAGCCGCCATATCAAGGACCTGGAGGTGCGCCTTGGCGTGACCCTGTGCCAGCGCGGGCGCAGCGGCTTTGCCCTTACCAGCGAGGGGCGCCAGATCTACCAGGCCACCCTGCGCCTGCTCAGTTCCCTGGACGCGTTTCGCGGTGAGGTGGCGGATGTGCACAAGCGCATGACCGGGCATATCTCCCTGGCTCTGTTCGACAAGATGGTCACCAACCCTGCCGCCCATATCGACGCCGCCCTGCGCCAATTTGACGATCTGGCGCCGGAGGTCAGCCTGGATATCCACATCGAGCCGATCAATGAAATCGAGCGCGGGGTGATGGAGGGGCGCTTCCAGCTGGGGGTGATCCCCGCCCACCGCGAGTCCCCCAGTCTCGATTACCAGCACCTGTTTTATGAGCAGATGTATCTCTACTGCGGCTACCGCCACCCGCTATTCGGTACCGCGGATATCTCCATCGACGACGACGCCATCCGCGCGTGCAAATACGCCGGCCTCGGCTATCACTCACCGAATATGGAAGTGGGTAACCGGCTGGGGTTGCAGCGGGACATTACCGTCAACGACCAGGAAGCCATCGTTCACTGCCTGCAGACCGGGCGCTATATTGGCTATCTACCAGACCATTATGCGGAGACGTTTTTGAAGAAAGGCGAGATCCGTGCAATACATCCACAGCGCTATCAATACGAGTGCGACTTTGTGGCGATCCAGCGGCTATCGCCCAGGCCTTCACGTATTGTGCAAACTCTATGGGATTGCCTGGCCGAAGCGCACGTACACTGAGTGCTACAGGGAAGGCAGTATTTCTAACAGCAGGCCATTACTGACGATGTGATATTGGCAGCATCGTACCGCCGTATCGTTCTCCGGGCGGCCCGGATGATAATATGCCCGCCCAGAGCACGGACGAGAAGGAAGGTACATGCAGGGCGTATTTATCACCGGTAGCGGCAGTTTCCTGCCCGGTGCACCGGTGGACAACCGCGAGATGGAATCGCGCATCGGGTTTCTCGGAGAGCACAGTCGCAAACTCAAGGCGCTGACCCTGCGCCAAAATGGCATCCGCCAACGCCACTACGCTTTGGACGCGGAGGGCAATCCACTGTTCACCAACGCGCAGATGGCTGCCCGCGCGGTGGAAGCTGCCTGTGACGCTGCACGCCGGGATCCCGCGCAACTGCAGTATCTCGCCTGTGGTACAACCCAGGCGGATTTTCTGGTGCCGGGTATCGCCAGCGCAGTGCACGGTGAGTTGGCACACACACCCATGGAGATCAGCTCCCACCAGAGTGTCTGTGGCAGCAGCATGATGGCGATCAAGTCCGCCTGGCTGAATGTCCATGCAGGTCAGCATCGCATCGCCGCGGTGAGCGGCAGTGAATTTTCCAGTCGTTGGTTCCAGCCGGGTTTTTACCGCGCAATCGATTTTTCCCTCATGAACACACAGCAGGCGATGCAGTATGAATTTCTGCGCTGGACACTATCGGATGGTGCCGGCGCACTGGTGATGGAAGCCGAACCGAACCCGCAGCGCCCCAGCCTGAAAATCGATTGGATCGAACAGAAATCCTTTGCCGACCGCTTCCCCACCTGCATGTTTGCCGGCACTCGCGATAACAGTCCGGAGGATGCCAAACCCTGGGCTCACTACGAATCCCCTGGTGCTGCCTATGAACAGGGCGCCATCGTATTGCGGCAGGACTTCGACCTGCTGGACCAGATGTTTCCGGTGTGGATGGGCTATTTCCTCGAAGTGCTGGACAAGCATCAGCTGTCGCCGCGAGATATCCGTTATTTTCTGCCGCACTATTCTGCACGCGCGCTGGGCGAGCGTATGAAAACGTTGCTCACCCGCTCTGCTGCGATGATTCCCGAAGAGCGCTGGCGCAACCATCAGCAGGAAGTCGGTAATGTGGGCTCGGCGTCCATCTTTCTGCTGATCGACCGGTTGCTGCGGGAGGAAAAACTGGAGCGCGGTGATCGCATATTGTGTTTTGTGCCGGAGAGCGGCCGGTGTCTGGCGTCTTTTATGAGCCTAACGGCCGTGTGATGGAGAGAAATAAGATGGAAATGGTAGAAAACAAATCTGCGGCGGTCATTCGTGAGCTCGGTAAAACCTGGGCGGATTTCGAAGGGCGTCTTATCCGTGTGCCGATCGTCGCCCGCGCGCTGCGCGGTGCGATACGGCTGGAGGACTACCGGCTGTTACTGCACGACCATTACCAACAGGTACTGGACGGCTCGCGCTGGATTGCCTGCGCAGTATCGTCCATCGGCAGTGAGCATCTAGAGCTGCGCTCGCGCTTTCTCGAACACGCGCGTACCGAGCACCGCGACTACGAAATGCTACAGCGGGACTTCGAATCCGTCGGCGGAGACGTCGCGGTACTGCGCGCCGGCCGGCAGAATATTGGCTCCCGCGCCCTGTCTGCCTGGATGTTCCAGCGCGCCGGCGCCGCCGATCCGCTGGACCTGTTGGGTGCGATGTTTATCATCGAAGGGCTCGGCAAACACTTTGCCGGTATTTTCGCTCGCGCCCTGCAGCAGCATTTAGATCTGGGCTCTCATCAGGTTTCTTTTTACCGCTATCACGCCGAGCACGACGAGGATCACGTGGGGGAGTTGCAGGAAGTACTGGAGTCCGGAGTGCTGGCGATCGATGGCCTCGCCGAGCGGATACTGGAAACCGCGCGGGTAACTGGCCGTCTTTATTTACTGCAGCTGGAAGAGTTGGGAAATTATTAAGGCGGGATACGCATGAGCTGGAAAAGCGATTTTGAAAATGAGCGGATCGACCGTCGCGACCCCAACCCCTGGCTGGCGCTCTATCTGGACCGTAGCCTGCCCATTCATGAACCAGCGAAAAAGGCATTGCTTGCCGGCAATAATACCTGGTCGCGGCGCCTCCTGTTGCCAGTAGTGCGGCCGCTGGCGCGGCTCAGTATCGTGCTGGTGCAACTGCTGCGGATCGTGATTCCCGAGCGTTGGAATTCATCGCGGCTACTGCACAAAACCATCTACTGGGGGCTAAAGTACTTTGTCCGCGGTGACGCAAACTATCTGATACTACGCCATTTCAATATCGGTACCGAGTTATTGCAGTTTATTGCCGACAATATCGACGGCGTACGCATCTCAAGTACCAAACCTCTGCGCCCGAAAAACCTGTGCGACCTGCTCGACGATACCTTTCTGATCCACGATCTGAATATCTACAATTTTATCGCCGAGCTGAATGAGCAGTTGCGCCGCGACGGCCGCGATATCCGCGCGGCCGAGCGGCTGGATTTCTCCGCGATCACCGATGGCGAATTCGACCTGCAACCGGGCGGTGATCACGCCACCAATGTGCTGGATCTTCAGACCGCCATCGAAATGTACACGCCGCTCTACGCGCTATTCCTGTCCGATCACGACTTTTGGCGCGCGAGCAACTCCCTGCAGCTGGACGAGACCATCTCCATCTACATCGGCAAGCTGCTGAACGACAGCATGGCCCTGTCCCTGGTCAGCAACCGCCACCCGATGGTACCGCACTCCACACTACAGGCGGGTTTTCGCCTGATGCTGCACGGGCTGGATGCGGAGCTGCTACACGGCTATCTGCGCAGCCTAAAACAGGCCAATCAGAAGAATACAAACTTGGCGGTGAACAGCACCGCCAGTGCGTAGACACTGATGCTCACATCCTTATGGCGGCCGCTCAGGGTTTTGATCAGCGCGTAGCAAATAAAGCCCAG includes these proteins:
- a CDS encoding LysR family transcriptional regulator; this encodes MGRKQTALLGQLSDIDLRLLRVFRAVAEAGGFSAAELELNVGRSTISRHIKDLEVRLGVTLCQRGRSGFALTSEGRQIYQATLRLLSSLDAFRGEVADVHKRMTGHISLALFDKMVTNPAAHIDAALRQFDDLAPEVSLDIHIEPINEIERGVMEGRFQLGVIPAHRESPSLDYQHLFYEQMYLYCGYRHPLFGTADISIDDDAIRACKYAGLGYHSPNMEVGNRLGLQRDITVNDQEAIVHCLQTGRYIGYLPDHYAETFLKKGEIRAIHPQRYQYECDFVAIQRLSPRPSRIVQTLWDCLAEAHVH
- a CDS encoding StlD/DarB family beta-ketosynthase, translating into MQGVFITGSGSFLPGAPVDNREMESRIGFLGEHSRKLKALTLRQNGIRQRHYALDAEGNPLFTNAQMAARAVEAACDAARRDPAQLQYLACGTTQADFLVPGIASAVHGELAHTPMEISSHQSVCGSSMMAIKSAWLNVHAGQHRIAAVSGSEFSSRWFQPGFYRAIDFSLMNTQQAMQYEFLRWTLSDGAGALVMEAEPNPQRPSLKIDWIEQKSFADRFPTCMFAGTRDNSPEDAKPWAHYESPGAAYEQGAIVLRQDFDLLDQMFPVWMGYFLEVLDKHQLSPRDIRYFLPHYSARALGERMKTLLTRSAAMIPEERWRNHQQEVGNVGSASIFLLIDRLLREEKLERGDRILCFVPESGRCLASFMSLTAV
- a CDS encoding iron-containing redox enzyme family protein, whose product is MEMVENKSAAVIRELGKTWADFEGRLIRVPIVARALRGAIRLEDYRLLLHDHYQQVLDGSRWIACAVSSIGSEHLELRSRFLEHARTEHRDYEMLQRDFESVGGDVAVLRAGRQNIGSRALSAWMFQRAGAADPLDLLGAMFIIEGLGKHFAGIFARALQQHLDLGSHQVSFYRYHAEHDEDHVGELQEVLESGVLAIDGLAERILETARVTGRLYLLQLEELGNY
- a CDS encoding DUF6999 family protein; the encoded protein is MSWKSDFENERIDRRDPNPWLALYLDRSLPIHEPAKKALLAGNNTWSRRLLLPVVRPLARLSIVLVQLLRIVIPERWNSSRLLHKTIYWGLKYFVRGDANYLILRHFNIGTELLQFIADNIDGVRISSTKPLRPKNLCDLLDDTFLIHDLNIYNFIAELNEQLRRDGRDIRAAERLDFSAITDGEFDLQPGGDHATNVLDLQTAIEMYTPLYALFLSDHDFWRASNSLQLDETISIYIGKLLNDSMALSLVSNRHPMVPHSTLQAGFRLMLHGLDAELLHGYLRSLKQANQKNTNLAVNSTASA